In the genome of Nomascus leucogenys isolate Asia chromosome 12, Asia_NLE_v1, whole genome shotgun sequence, the window TAGAGGCTATAGCATATTGTATTGTATTATTAGAGATGAATTCACTGATAAATTTATCACTGATATAACTAAAACCAAATggtaaataatattccatttatgtgaattCATCATATACAAACTTCAAGCATTATCACGGGTGTTCATTAAGTGAAATGCATACAaccccatcaactcatcattatCAACAAATTCAAAGACATTTTAATGAATTACTAACATAATGTATAGAATTAAATTCAGCCTTACACATTTCACAGAGAGCCAAAAACGGATGCCCCTTTTTTCCCATTAAGTGTGATTTCTGTTGACCCCACAGATGGAGGTCACATTTTTATACCATCTGCACCTCCCTCCACTCTACCCCGCTGCCCCCACAGTGCCCTATGCCACCTGTAAGATGCCATGATATTCCCTGAAGGCACTACCTCTCAAGCCATGGCTCCGGCTCCATTCTTCCGCCCCTTACTCAACCCAGGTCCGGTGAGCTCAGTGCAGCCAACACCTCAGGACAGGGGCTGATTCCATCACCCATGTAAAGGAATCCACAAAGCAATGGGGACTGACACCCAAAGGCAGTGACCCCAGCCTGCCATGTTTGTGCACACTTGTGTTGCGTTGCTTAGCACATAGGATGTGATTTAATTGCTCAGTTGTCCATCTGGCCTTCTGAAAAGCTGTGAGCTAGTCAAGGGGAGAAATGTGTTCTGTTTGTCCCCATATTACCAGGCCCCACAAAGGACATACCCTGGCTTCAGAGCATGTGAgctgaatgaagagaaaaaagtggAACAGCAGCCAGAGGGCCTGAACGGTGGATAATTGGGCCGTCATCGAGATTTCCTGATTCCCTTTTGTCATTCCTCAAAATAAGTGCCTTAAGAATATGCTGAAAGCCTGGTCCTTGGGAGTGTGTGGTGCTTCCCCTCCCTTTGGGGAGTGAAGGAGGACACATAGTTGGGCTGTGCATCATAATACCCAGGATAAAGGGGCTGAGGCCCTGGGTTCCTCAGTCCACAATCACCTCAGGAAGAaccttctcctgcctccaccaaaCCAGGTGAGCGTCCAGCTGGCGAGAGGACCTGGGCTGAAAGGGCTGCGCAAACACGTCTGTGCTTCAacaaggagaggggaggaggcagaCAGGGTGGAGGCGGCagagaggctgtggtgggcggCCGGCTGGGACTGGGATGGGAGATGGGCGGGATAGTGAGGAAAACAGACGAGTCTGCGAGCCGCTTCAGGGGCTCCGCGATGCTGCGACCTCTGGACCCTCCTTTCCTCATGTGTCCAGAGATGCGTTGCCTCCTCACACCCTGCGCTCACAGGCGTCCAGAGAGACGCCACCCTGGAGGGTCATGGGCGTTGTGTTCACGGGACGCCTGCAGGAGGCGCTGTTCGCATCGGGTCCGGAGGTGTGACAGGCCCCGCAGGGCGTGCGCAGGAGCCTCAGAGGCCCAACCAGGAGTGtcatctgcctcccaggcaggGGAGAGGGCCGGAGGAAAGGGCAGTATCAGGCCGGTTTAACTTTAGATCCTTTTGCATTCTCCTTCCCCAGGTCTTAGCTGGAGGGCAGACTGAGTTTAGGGGAAGGGATCCACAATTAAACCAAAGCATGAGGAGGCCCTGGCCTGAAACCTGCATTGACACGTATTTTGCTTGGcttttattttgcccaggctcCCTGACCTCCTGCCTAGATGTCCTGCCAGCAGAACCAGCAGCAGTGCCAGCCTCTGCCCAAGTGCCCTGCAAAGAGCCCAGCACAGTGTCTGCCTCCAGCTTCCTCCAGCTGTGCCCCAAGCTCTGGGGGCTGTGGGCCCAGCTCCGAGGGCAGCTGCTGCTTGAGTCACCACAGATGCCGCAGGTCTCACCGTTGCCGGCGCCAGAGCTACAACTCCTGTGACAGGGGAAGGGGTCAGCAAGGCGGGGGGCTCCAGCTGTGGCCACAGTTCTGCGGGCTGCTGCTGACCTGAGCCACGagattaagtaaaaatatttgagaaaagaaagTGCCAAAATGACTGGAACCAGCCCTAGCCTAGTGCTTCTTTGCTCCTGTCCCCTCTTTCCTACTGAGATGTT includes:
- the LCE3A gene encoding LOW QUALITY PROTEIN: late cornified envelope protein 3A (The sequence of the model RefSeq protein was modified relative to this genomic sequence to represent the inferred CDS: deleted 1 base in 1 codon), whose translation is MSCQQNQQQCQPLPKCPAKSPAQCLPPASSSCAPSSGGCGPSSEGSCCLSHHRCRRSHRCRRQSYNSCDRGRGQQGGGSSCGHSSAGCC